A single window of Ctenopharyngodon idella isolate HZGC_01 chromosome 24, HZGC01, whole genome shotgun sequence DNA harbors:
- the cib2 gene encoding calcium and integrin-binding family member 2 isoform X2, which yields MPWGATNWTSINLVSRVATRLRLHYCRLLNPCELQKASSKSSVLILLDLSAAFDTVNHQILLSTLSSLGITDDPTVAARISSCLADISAWMKEHHLQLNLAKTELLVFPANPTLNHDFSIQLGTSSITPSNLARNLGVILDYQLTFKDHIAKTTRSCRFALYNIRKIRPFLTEHATQLLVQALVISRLDYCNALLAGLPSCTVRPLQMIQNAAARLVFNEPKRAHVTPLFISLHWLPIAARIKFKALTLAYRSATGSAPSYFHSLLRVYTPTRSLRSLKERRLVVPSQRGTKSLFRTFSFTVPCWWNDLPAFIQNAESLAIFKRQLKTHLFREHLTSS from the exons atgccctgggg AGCAACCAATTGGACGTCAATCAATCTGGTTTCAAGAGTGGCCACTCGACTGAGACTGCACTACTGTCGGTTACTGAATCCTTGCGAATTGCAAAAGGCTAGTTCCAAATCATCAGTTCTCATTCTGCTTGATCTATCTGCTGCCTTTGACACGGTGAATCATCAGATCCTTCTGTCCACCCTCTCATCACTTGGCATCACAG ATGATCCCACAGTAGCTGCACGAATCTCAAGCTGTCTGGCGGACATCTCGGCATGGATGAAGGAACATCATCTACAGCTCAACCTGGCAAAGACTGAGCTTCTCGTCTTCCCTGCCAATCCGACTCTAAATCATGATTTCAGCATCCAGCTAGGCACATCTTCTATTACCCCATCAAATTTGGCCAGAAATCTTGGAGTAATCCTTGATTACCAACTGACCTTCAAAGACCACATTGCAAAGACCACTCGGTCATGCAGATTTGCACTATACAACATCAGGAAAATCAGGCCCTTTCTAACAGAACATGCAACACAACTTCTGGTCCAGGCCCTGgtcatttctaggcttgattactgcaatgctcttctggctggactGCCATCATGCACAGTCAGGcctctacaaatgattcagaacgCTGCAGCACGTCTCGTCTTCAACGAGCCCAAAAGAGCCCATGTCAcgcctctcttcatctctcttcactggctaccaattgctgctcgcatcaaattcaaggcgTTGACGCTTGCTTACAGATCTGCCACAGGCTCTGCACCCTCCTACTTCCACTCGCTCTTACGAGTCTACACTCCTACCAGAAGCCTACGCTCATTAAAGGAGCGAAGGCTTGtggtaccatcacagagaggcacGAAATCACTCTTCAGGACATTCTCGttcactgttccttgctggtggaacGATCTTCCTGCCTTTATCCagaatgcagaatccctggcaatattcaaaagacagctgaaaactcatctctttcgtgagcacttaacctcatcttaa
- the cib2 gene encoding calcium and integrin-binding family member 2 isoform X1, whose protein sequence is MPWKKESLCLEQRGATNWTSINLVSRVATRLRLHYCRLLNPCELQKASSKSSVLILLDLSAAFDTVNHQILLSTLSSLGITDDPTVAARISSCLADISAWMKEHHLQLNLAKTELLVFPANPTLNHDFSIQLGTSSITPSNLARNLGVILDYQLTFKDHIAKTTRSCRFALYNIRKIRPFLTEHATQLLVQALVISRLDYCNALLAGLPSCTVRPLQMIQNAAARLVFNEPKRAHVTPLFISLHWLPIAARIKFKALTLAYRSATGSAPSYFHSLLRVYTPTRSLRSLKERRLVVPSQRGTKSLFRTFSFTVPCWWNDLPAFIQNAESLAIFKRQLKTHLFREHLTSS, encoded by the exons ATGCCATGGAAGAAGGAAAGTCTTTGTTTGGAACAacgtgg AGCAACCAATTGGACGTCAATCAATCTGGTTTCAAGAGTGGCCACTCGACTGAGACTGCACTACTGTCGGTTACTGAATCCTTGCGAATTGCAAAAGGCTAGTTCCAAATCATCAGTTCTCATTCTGCTTGATCTATCTGCTGCCTTTGACACGGTGAATCATCAGATCCTTCTGTCCACCCTCTCATCACTTGGCATCACAG ATGATCCCACAGTAGCTGCACGAATCTCAAGCTGTCTGGCGGACATCTCGGCATGGATGAAGGAACATCATCTACAGCTCAACCTGGCAAAGACTGAGCTTCTCGTCTTCCCTGCCAATCCGACTCTAAATCATGATTTCAGCATCCAGCTAGGCACATCTTCTATTACCCCATCAAATTTGGCCAGAAATCTTGGAGTAATCCTTGATTACCAACTGACCTTCAAAGACCACATTGCAAAGACCACTCGGTCATGCAGATTTGCACTATACAACATCAGGAAAATCAGGCCCTTTCTAACAGAACATGCAACACAACTTCTGGTCCAGGCCCTGgtcatttctaggcttgattactgcaatgctcttctggctggactGCCATCATGCACAGTCAGGcctctacaaatgattcagaacgCTGCAGCACGTCTCGTCTTCAACGAGCCCAAAAGAGCCCATGTCAcgcctctcttcatctctcttcactggctaccaattgctgctcgcatcaaattcaaggcgTTGACGCTTGCTTACAGATCTGCCACAGGCTCTGCACCCTCCTACTTCCACTCGCTCTTACGAGTCTACACTCCTACCAGAAGCCTACGCTCATTAAAGGAGCGAAGGCTTGtggtaccatcacagagaggcacGAAATCACTCTTCAGGACATTCTCGttcactgttccttgctggtggaacGATCTTCCTGCCTTTATCCagaatgcagaatccctggcaatattcaaaagacagctgaaaactcatctctttcgtgagcacttaacctcatcttaa
- the idh3a gene encoding isocitrate dehydrogenase [NAD] subunit alpha, mitochondrial isoform X2, which produces MAGNAWRSTVSRVIGAIKTQTPQPKTFSRGIQTVTLIPGDGIGPEISTAVMKIFEAAKAPIQWEERNVTAIQGPGGRWMIPPEAKESMDKNKIGLKGPLKTPIAAGHPSMNLLLRKTFDLYANVRPCVSIEGYKTPYTDVDLVTIRENTEGEYSGIEHVIVDGVVQSIKLITEDASRRIAEYAFEYARNNQRTSVTAVHKANIMRMSDGLFLRKCREVAENFKDVKFTEMYLDTVCLNMVQDPSHFDVLVMPNLYGDILSDLCAGLIGGLGVTPSGNIGANGVAIFESVHGTAPDIAGKDMANPTALLLSAVMMLRHMGLHSYAKKIETACYDTIRDKKVLTKDLGGNSKCSEFTDDICRRVQDME; this is translated from the exons ATGGCTGGAAACGCGTGGAGGTCAACG GTGTCCCGTGTAATAGGAGCCATAAAGACTCAGACGCCACAGCCCAAAACCTTCTCTAGAGGG ATTCAAACTGTAACGTTAATTCCTGGAGATGGAATCGGTCCAGAGATATCCACTGCAGTAATGAAGATATTTGAAGCAGCAAAG GCCCCTATTCAGTGGGAAGAGAGAAATGTCACTGCCATCCAAGGTCCCGGAGGCAGATGGATGATCCCTCCTGAGGCAAAAGAGTCgatggacaaaaacaaaattggtTTAAAAG GACCCCTGAAAACGCCGATTGCTGCCGGACACCCGTCCATGAACCTACTGTTAAGGAAGACCTTCGACCTGTATGCCAATGTGCGTCCGTGTGTGTCCATCGAGGGCTATAAGACGCCTTACACCGATGTGGATTTGGTCACCATCAGAGAAAACACAGAAGGAGAGTACAGTGGGATTGAACATGTG ATTGTGGATGGAGTCGTACAGAGTATTAAACTGATCACAGAGGATGCCAGCAGACGCATTGCTGAGTATGCATTTGAGTACGCCCGAAATAACCAAAGAACCAGTGTCACGGCTGTTCACAAAGCCAACATCAT GCGAATGTCTGATGGTCTGTTTCTGCGAAAGTGCAGAGAGGTTGCTGAGAATTTCAAGGACGTGAAATTCACAGAAATGTATCTGGATACAGTCTGCCTCAAT ATGGTGCAAGATCCCTCTCACTTTGATGTGCTGGTAATGCCTAATCTATATGGCGACATCTTGAG TGATCTGTGTGCCGGATTGATTGGAGGCCTTGGAGTCACTCCTAGCGGGAACATCGGAGCCAATGGTGTTGCCATATTTGAATCA GTACACGGAACTGCCCCTGATATCGCAGGCAAAGATATGGCAAACCCTACCGCCCTTTTGCTGAGTGCCGTCATGATGCTGCGTCACATGGGACTGCACAGTTACGCTAAAAAGATTGAGACTGCCTGCTACGACACCATACGGGACAAAAAG GTTCTGACCAAAGACCTTGGTGGAAATTCTAAGTGCTCAGAGTTCACAGATGACATCTGCCGAAGAGTGCAGGACATGGAATGA
- the idh3a gene encoding isocitrate dehydrogenase [NAD] subunit alpha, mitochondrial isoform X1, protein MAGNAWRSTLIKLLERCGVRISDASGTPEVSRVIGAIKTQTPQPKTFSRGIQTVTLIPGDGIGPEISTAVMKIFEAAKAPIQWEERNVTAIQGPGGRWMIPPEAKESMDKNKIGLKGPLKTPIAAGHPSMNLLLRKTFDLYANVRPCVSIEGYKTPYTDVDLVTIRENTEGEYSGIEHVIVDGVVQSIKLITEDASRRIAEYAFEYARNNQRTSVTAVHKANIMRMSDGLFLRKCREVAENFKDVKFTEMYLDTVCLNMVQDPSHFDVLVMPNLYGDILSDLCAGLIGGLGVTPSGNIGANGVAIFESVHGTAPDIAGKDMANPTALLLSAVMMLRHMGLHSYAKKIETACYDTIRDKKVLTKDLGGNSKCSEFTDDICRRVQDME, encoded by the exons ATGGCTGGAAACGCGTGGAGGTCAACG CTCATAAAACTTCTCGAGAGATGCGGCGTGCGGATAAGTGACGCGAGCGGGACTCCGGAA GTGTCCCGTGTAATAGGAGCCATAAAGACTCAGACGCCACAGCCCAAAACCTTCTCTAGAGGG ATTCAAACTGTAACGTTAATTCCTGGAGATGGAATCGGTCCAGAGATATCCACTGCAGTAATGAAGATATTTGAAGCAGCAAAG GCCCCTATTCAGTGGGAAGAGAGAAATGTCACTGCCATCCAAGGTCCCGGAGGCAGATGGATGATCCCTCCTGAGGCAAAAGAGTCgatggacaaaaacaaaattggtTTAAAAG GACCCCTGAAAACGCCGATTGCTGCCGGACACCCGTCCATGAACCTACTGTTAAGGAAGACCTTCGACCTGTATGCCAATGTGCGTCCGTGTGTGTCCATCGAGGGCTATAAGACGCCTTACACCGATGTGGATTTGGTCACCATCAGAGAAAACACAGAAGGAGAGTACAGTGGGATTGAACATGTG ATTGTGGATGGAGTCGTACAGAGTATTAAACTGATCACAGAGGATGCCAGCAGACGCATTGCTGAGTATGCATTTGAGTACGCCCGAAATAACCAAAGAACCAGTGTCACGGCTGTTCACAAAGCCAACATCAT GCGAATGTCTGATGGTCTGTTTCTGCGAAAGTGCAGAGAGGTTGCTGAGAATTTCAAGGACGTGAAATTCACAGAAATGTATCTGGATACAGTCTGCCTCAAT ATGGTGCAAGATCCCTCTCACTTTGATGTGCTGGTAATGCCTAATCTATATGGCGACATCTTGAG TGATCTGTGTGCCGGATTGATTGGAGGCCTTGGAGTCACTCCTAGCGGGAACATCGGAGCCAATGGTGTTGCCATATTTGAATCA GTACACGGAACTGCCCCTGATATCGCAGGCAAAGATATGGCAAACCCTACCGCCCTTTTGCTGAGTGCCGTCATGATGCTGCGTCACATGGGACTGCACAGTTACGCTAAAAAGATTGAGACTGCCTGCTACGACACCATACGGGACAAAAAG GTTCTGACCAAAGACCTTGGTGGAAATTCTAAGTGCTCAGAGTTCACAGATGACATCTGCCGAAGAGTGCAGGACATGGAATGA